From a region of the Microbacterium sp. nov. GSS16 genome:
- a CDS encoding molybdopterin-dependent oxidoreductase — protein sequence MSKQNRQGTFIVFAAIAGVVSGLVFLAAAELSALLVARDASPVLAVGSFVIDVVPQPLKEFAISTFGEFDKIALLIGLGLAVVIASSVAGILQLVRPPLGVIALGIAGTLSVAATTTRAGVTPLAFLPPVIGAVAGCVALIFLCKRLISWQRAAVAPEAGAAPADGVTIDRRRFFALAGIAGASALIVGITARAVNAATASVAAIRKGLRLPAPRSSVTIPEGAELEVPGITPLFTPNSDFYRVDTALTVPTVDPATWRLVIDGMVDKRVELTFDQLVEVGLDEYAITLTCVSNVVGGELVGNAMWLGVPIRDVLQLAGPHTDADMVLSRSVDGYTASTPLSALTDEGLDAIFAVGMNGEPLPLEHGFPVRMVVPGLYGYVSATKWVTELKVTTFEKDEAYWTPRGYSAEAPIKFSSRIDTPKIGKRVAAGRIPIAGVAWAQTVGIEAVEVRIDDGDWQRADLSTPINTDTWVQWMLEWDATPGTHYVTVRAINKDGEMQVEESAPIAPDGSTGWQRSLIAVS from the coding sequence GCGAGTCCGGTGCTGGCGGTGGGCTCGTTCGTCATCGACGTCGTGCCGCAGCCGCTGAAGGAGTTCGCCATCTCGACGTTCGGGGAGTTCGACAAGATCGCGCTGCTGATCGGACTGGGACTCGCAGTGGTCATCGCATCGTCCGTGGCCGGCATCCTGCAGCTCGTCCGGCCCCCTCTCGGCGTGATCGCACTCGGCATCGCCGGGACGCTGTCGGTGGCCGCGACCACGACGCGCGCGGGAGTCACCCCGCTCGCGTTCCTCCCGCCGGTGATCGGCGCGGTCGCGGGATGCGTCGCTCTCATCTTCCTCTGCAAGCGGCTCATATCCTGGCAGCGTGCGGCCGTCGCCCCCGAGGCAGGAGCCGCCCCAGCAGACGGTGTGACCATCGACAGGCGACGGTTCTTCGCTCTCGCCGGGATCGCCGGGGCATCCGCGCTGATCGTCGGGATCACGGCCCGCGCAGTGAACGCGGCGACCGCATCCGTCGCGGCGATCCGCAAGGGGCTTCGCCTGCCTGCACCCCGATCCTCGGTGACGATCCCCGAGGGAGCCGAGCTCGAGGTCCCCGGGATCACACCGCTGTTCACCCCCAACTCGGACTTCTACCGGGTCGACACCGCCCTCACCGTGCCCACAGTGGACCCGGCCACGTGGCGGCTGGTGATCGACGGCATGGTCGACAAGCGGGTCGAACTCACGTTCGACCAGCTGGTGGAGGTGGGGCTGGACGAGTACGCGATCACCCTGACCTGCGTGTCGAACGTGGTCGGTGGCGAACTGGTCGGGAATGCGATGTGGCTCGGGGTGCCGATCCGCGATGTGCTGCAGCTGGCCGGCCCGCATACCGACGCCGACATGGTGCTCTCCCGCAGCGTCGACGGCTACACCGCGAGCACGCCTCTGTCGGCGCTCACCGACGAGGGGCTCGACGCGATCTTCGCCGTCGGCATGAACGGTGAGCCGCTGCCGCTCGAGCACGGATTCCCGGTCCGCATGGTGGTGCCCGGACTGTACGGATATGTCTCGGCGACGAAATGGGTGACCGAGCTCAAGGTCACGACGTTCGAGAAGGACGAGGCGTACTGGACGCCGCGCGGCTACAGCGCAGAGGCGCCCATCAAGTTCTCGTCGCGCATCGACACGCCGAAGATCGGCAAGCGCGTCGCCGCCGGACGCATCCCGATCGCCGGTGTGGCGTGGGCGCAGACCGTGGGCATCGAGGCCGTCGAAGTGCGCATCGACGACGGCGATTGGCAGCGAGCGGACCTGTCGACCCCGATCAACACCGACACCTGGGTGCAGTGGATGCTGGAGTGGGATGCCACCCCGGGAACCCACTACGTCACCGTGCGTGCCATCAACAAGGACGGCGAGATGCAGGTCGAGGAGAGCGCGCCGATCGCGCCGGACGGATCCACAGGCTGGCAGCGATCCCTGATCGCCGTGAGCTGA